From the Roseibium salinum genome, one window contains:
- the ybeY gene encoding rRNA maturation RNase YbeY, which yields MPDVLPDGFVIDLSIEAGDWPDEDSLTAIARRAISAAFAAADLQVVGDTEVSLLFTDDASIRKLNREWRDKDKPTNVLSFPGSDPRGEVYGPLLGDIVFAYETVAAEARKLGIEFSDHLSHLTIHGLLHLFDYDHQDNEEAELMEGLEKAILASLGIDDPYADRPLVADGG from the coding sequence ATGCCCGACGTCTTGCCTGATGGATTTGTGATCGACCTGTCGATAGAGGCGGGAGACTGGCCGGACGAAGACAGCCTGACCGCCATTGCCCGGCGTGCGATCTCCGCCGCCTTTGCCGCGGCGGACCTGCAGGTCGTCGGTGACACCGAAGTATCGCTCCTGTTCACCGACGACGCGTCGATCCGGAAATTGAACCGGGAGTGGCGCGACAAGGACAAGCCGACAAATGTCCTCTCCTTCCCCGGCAGCGACCCCAGGGGAGAGGTTTACGGACCCCTTCTCGGGGACATTGTCTTTGCCTATGAAACAGTCGCTGCAGAAGCACGGAAATTGGGAATTGAATTCTCCGATCACCTTTCCCATCTGACAATTCACGGTCTGCTTCACCTTTTCGACTATGATCATCAGGACAATGAAGAAGCGGAACTGATGGAAGGCCTTGAGAAAGCCATATTGGCGTCCTTAGGCATAGATGACCCTTATGCCGACAGGCCTCTTGTGGCGGACGGTGGTTAA